tttcttttcttcctttttttggggcAGTGTTCGATTTCGACTCGAGCAACAGCGACGTTGTGGACGTGACCAAGGAGGACTATGACGCCTGCAACACCGACTCCACATTCACAGTCCTGTCCACTTCTTCAGCTAATAACTTTCTGGATACCACCGACGACTATTACTTCCTCTGCACCACCGCAGGCCACTGTTCCCAGGGTCGAAATCTGGCCATCACCGTCACGGAGCCTCCTAGCGGCCCGACCTCCAGCCTGCTGGGATCCCCACTGCCGCCATCCCTCACCACTGGCGCGACCACATCTCCGCCAAGTGTTGGCTCATCTCTTGGTGTTGCATGACTAGTCCTGCTCATGTCCATTCTCATGGGTTTATTGTGTTAGCTCCTCTTAGATAGAGTTGGAAATGTTGGTACATTGTGAGATGCTGTTGCAGAAGACATAGCGGATGAATTCATTGCTTTTCTCTGGAATAAGACGATATTCGTGAGATGGAAATAATCAATGAGCAGTATGGAGCATCTTGAGTTGGTCTGACTCGGCCAATCTCTCTGGCTACAGAACGTTTGGATCTTGATTCATGTCACCGTTTGGTTGTTGATGCAAACAGAACACGATGACAGGAGGTATTACTACAAATTCGAATTTACCAGAACTTTTGAAGATACTATATAATGATACAATAATGAAATTTGCTGAcatgaaattactaatttattTCGACAAATACCATTAAATATGAAGACTTTATCATTCACAAATCAAAAGAGGTTGCAGATTTATAGGATTTTCGATACATAAAAGTATCGTCGACACCATTCAATCAGCACATCCATCGTCGAATAAATTGATGAGAGCTCTAATCTTTAATGAAGATTTCAGCAACAAAGTCAGACAAGAGAATGCttagcatatatatatacatatatatatatatatatatatgcacacacacacatataaatacatacatacatatattagCTTGATAgcttcaaaaaatatatatatatatatatatatatatatatgttggtGAGATAACTTATGGTTTGAGCTTATCACAGAATTCTTTGAGACTGAGAGGAACAACGATGATTTGGTTGGCAGTTTCCCTTGTGAGGAAACTACTAGTCTTTTGCTAAACGTAGTCGCTCAAGCAAAATTAACAAATGCTTCTTTCCGATTACTATCGGTGACGACCAATGGTCCAGCCTGTCGGACAAGAGACGACCATGCTTGGACCACAGCCCGGGCCATTTGTCTGACCACGGCTGGGCTGGGCCAACCCAACATGGACCTCGTCCCGTGCCGGCCCGTCAAGTCAAATGGGCCAATCCCGCCTATCGACATCCCTAATTAGAACGTTACCAAAAGGCCTTGACCCACACTCCATGTCGTTCACTCGGATCATCCGAGTCGGATGGCCTTTATATGGTTGACCGGTTTGAGGGACCATTAaagtattttcaatttttgactaGTAGTAATGAACGCACGTGTCTGCAAAATAGAATCTGCTTTCCGATATTTGCATAaatttggagggaaaaaaatgagaaagtaCTGTAGAGCGAGGGAATGGAAGTAACAGGCAGTAACCAAGTTTGCTTAAATACCTGAGTAACcttcaataataataaaaaaaatttaagagttaAAACTTTTATGCGAGAGGCAACCCAGGGAATTATATGGCAAATTGACGATTGATAACCTGAAGTTCCACACGAATCGTCCCATTCAATGCATCAAATAAGGGTCCACTTTCGGTACAAGGCAACTGGTCCAACTCGTGGAATTATACAGAATGCGACATGCTGTGATAAgtggttttcaattttcaacaCAAGAGCCAACGCATCCGAACCATGCAGCACTAGTATCTTCAAACGAAGCACACTCTAAAttggtttcaatttttcattataaTGAACATAGCTCAAAGTATGGAGAATTTGCGTGAAGCTGATGTGGGGGTGGATGCCTTGGTGGAGCCGGATTTTTTCTAGAAGTATCTTCGAAATCGGGTGCTccaaatttttaccaaaaactccaaattatacACACTATAATacatttatcttgaattttattttgtgacaTCAATAATTCCAAACTATGTCCattataacacatttaccctaaaagTTTTCTAAGgacatcaaaaaccccaaacttatgCTCCTTGACACATTTATTATTTGTTAAGGTTCcgtcaaatgatttttttaagccaaaacaacatcatatttattttacttaagtcaTGTGAGCACCATGTAAACACTATTTGTCTTCCATTATCCATGTAGGCAAATGTTTAATGGTGCTTAGAAGTGGAACTTTGATATAGGTCACAAAAGTACAAGTTTGGGTTTTtagtattacaaaaaaatttagatcaaTTATGCATAGTGTGGAGTTTTTAATAGCTTTTTCCCTTGATTAAACTACCTCCAACCTAAGACTTGTTGAAATTAGGGggataaaaaaaagataatggaaCGACACCTTGTGTTGACATCCGATGACTACTGTCGAAATCTCACATATTGCTTTTGGCAGTGGAATTTATATGCTCCAACTATTAGGTTAAGCAATTTAGAGGTTCTAATCCCGCTTGCATATgaaagggaaaagtgccaaaaattcctaaacctttGCCTTTgagccgatttagtcataaacctttttttggtgccgatttagtcctaaacctttttacattgtgccaattcagtcattttagGTCAATTTTAGCCAGATTTTGCTGGCTGGACGCTGGCCGGCTAATGTGGTCTCGATCGCaccgacgtggacaatttttaataatattttaatattttaaattttttattcttttttattctttgtttcttctcctcttcttcctccagctggTCGCcaaggtccggcgaccggctggaggaagaagaggagaagaaaaaaataaaaaatattaaaatattagtaaaagttgtccacgtcagtgCCAATCAGGTCACGTTAGTCGGCCGGTGTCTAGTcaacaaaatccggccaaaattggccggaaatgactgaattggcacaacgtaaaaaaatttaggactaaatcgacacaaagacaaaatgtttaggacttttttggtccccttatctctccctctttctccctcAACTAGATgttttctccattgttgttgtccATCTTGAGCTTCAAAGAACTAGAGAAAAACCCTAGCTCATCCCCCTTGGCCGTCGCACGTACACTGGAACCACCATCGGACCGTTTTCCTCCTTTGTTTTCACTTCTgccagtttctgctccagccgacctttcgccaaagatccgaGTGAAAAGTCGACTTCCCATGCGAATCAGCCAACGATCTACCCATCACCATGACCAGGAGAGACAACCTATCCCAACGAGCTTGACCTCGCCCCGAATGGAGCCACCGGCCATCTCGTACTACCACCGCAAGCCGCCGATCGCTGGTCCATCGGTTCGCCACTTGGTTCGCCTGGTTTCAccattttagcattttcttcCGTTTTTCTTCTATTCCGATCCTACCTCCACCCATATCAACCACCAGCAGGTCCCCCTTGACCCCGGGTGCCACCGGTTGCCGACCACcctctcgccggagctccgatcagcCTGTTTCTTCGCCGTTCAGCCTTGGTTCTCCTCTGTCCAGcaaaagcagaagcagaaaCCAAACCATAAAGGGTTTTTAGACTTCGTGGCCTACCTCCGACCACCGTAAGTCCTCGCCGTTGGCCGCCGGGACTCCCTCAGCCCATCTCAGTCCTCATATGCCTCAACCAACcttgtttcctctcttttgcagTAGTAAACAAAGAGCTTGTTGGTGGGTTTTCCGGCAACCTTCATgcccgttttgaggtggttTCGGATCTCGGTTGCTAGGCCCGCTTTGAAGGAAGTTGTTCCATGTTGCGTTCCCAACGATTTGAGTCGATTGGATCGcgaatcaagtgagtttaactcactaatccttgcttagtaggttaatgatgcttaggtgttgattatatttaattaagtgtgattaggtggATATATTAGATTATAGTAATTAATTTAGTGCTTTAcagatgcatgttaggtggttagttgtAGCAACTAGCAAGGAAATATGTTCTAGTAATTATTGAACGCGCCTCGAAATTTTTTCGGGTCCATTTCGGctttcaattaggcattacgggcctaagttggatttattgccatttatttaatatttccggttattaattaattaattatttattttccggaaattagagcaggatagccggtgaccagaattttatgctgattgctGTGGTGtggttcatttatttatttgagctttaatttgtgctgaattgatttagttgtgattttaggattttatttatgctgaattgatttaattgtgattttaggattttattcataaattaatcaattttggtaattgattggaaaataaccgagtgttggtttacaacgccaaaagtATTTTGGTGGACCACaaaaaatggtgggatttatggaaatgaaattattatattttggctaaggccaaccgtgtacccacacacgataaTTTGTATAGGGTATCTTTAATACGAGGGAAAGAGGCCAATTATTACTTTGATTGAGGAATATAAGTGTGAAGCACACAGTCCTTAGCCGAGAGTAATTAATCGTTTGAGGATTTTTAGTCGCATTGAGAAGACTATTGCAAGATGAAATAATGTATGTTAGGTGTGTGACAGTGTGGAATAGGGCATGGAAACCATATGCCTACTAGGCCGTAATTAACCAACTTATGTAGGTTGTGCCCACTGTGCCGTAATCCACTGCCGAAGATTTAGTAGGCCGTGCTTGCTGAGCCGTAATTCAACATTACCACCTATTCTATGTCGTGCTAGCGGAGCATAATTCAGCATTACCACCAAAGTATGGTTATGTCCGTTGGACCGTAATCTACCATCGAGTTTGGAATCGGTTGTGCCCGCTAAGTAGTAATTCAACATTACTGCTAGATTTATTAGGCCATGCTCGATGAGCCGCAATTCAGTATTGGGGTTGAGTAAGTGAGTATTTATTGGAAAACGAATGTCAGGTCGATGATTTGGTATATCTTCTCGGAGAAAGGAGTATATTATACTGGCTCGGTGGATTgttatgtcatcttggagaaaagaTAGTATTGACTGGAATGACTAGTGAATGATCTGATTcgcatgtaattgactaggtcgattgatcgatgagtcAATTTGAGTGAACGATTTGATTCGTCGATGTGACTCGATGAGCTTAtgaaatgattttgatttgcagggtggaactgaggccaaggtaaattCTCTAACCtgtgttgtgcataggcagcccttatggcatattggctttctaatcgagtcttaaggagttgaacttgctgagatattatctcactggttattatataaccattttcaggtccttagatggtgttgGTGGAGGACCGGTAGCCCTGAAGTTTGGGAAGGTGGAGGTCGAAGAATCGGCAACCATGTCTGACTAGagggtcataggacagttcttTTTGTTAAGccgatatttttgtaaacaagTTGATAGTGTATATATACTTGTTTGTTTTAAAAAGGATTGTGTTGGTGTCGAAATTTAcggccctactttcctatcccattgttatATTGTCTAGGgatatttatatgcttccgcttGCGTATTTAAATGAATGGATCGGcaatgcgtcctgggacgttgcTATTATATTGAACATGTAAGGGATGgatgcgtgcccgaggatcaggGCATGACAGCCGGCGACCTTGACCGACCGGTGGGGGTTGCCTTAACGGGCAGCGGCCCTTGGCCTACTgaccctcgtcggatctaggcgagggccgtgagccctcgccctagatttgggcgagggtcacgACCCACGCCTAGATCCGGCAGGGGTTGCCGGctatgacatcctgaaattcgagccCTCTGTGGGATAAATgaatgtgaatttcgtcaatgcattgttggttaatctcactcggaattgatcactcctgagatactaacattgaggggaaaggctaatgaggacagaacACGTACGACTAAAGAACTTAACCTAGGAAAACGACTTGACTGTGAGACTTGTGTGAGGACGATCCTGTAGATAAGTAGGCCGATTTTAAGGATGACTAGAAGTCAATTCGCGGACAGAACATATTGGAACGACGGGTGATTCCATTTACTATTATAGAGCCCGCGAATGACCCTATGGCGATTCTCAgtaatcgtgtactttgaaataagaatctatcctccGCAAATTCATGTAGTCAAGGACGTACATgtgtcgagatgtcttgaacgtggtttggcacGAGTCGATTACATGTGAATCCTCAAAGCCGCCTATTAGTCTGAGTTGTACCTAAAATGGCATTAGggtgaaattgacatggcatgagaacCCAAGATTGGACTTCAAATTATCAGAAATATCCGTGATGGACTTTGGATGATGCAACTTCGACAATCAGTAGTGCTGAGCAAGCCGAGTGTGGGGAAAAAGGACTTACGGCCCAAGAAAGTGAGCCCATGAGGAAGTGGGCCAAGCAAAGTCAGTGTAGGCCCTAGGCCCAAGGTGGGACAGCCACCATATTGGGCCCAAACCAACaatttcttcttccaagcccatttcCTAATTTTAAGCTCATTTGAGCCTAACCAATTCCCAAGCCCATTACTATTCATTTCCAAGCCCATTTCTTAGGCTCATACATCAATTTTAGCCCAAGGTCAGATTGGTAATTTGTGCAAGGTGGAAATTACCGTTTTGTCCCTATAAGCATGTGGATAAGggcaaaagaagagagagaagatgatgtcatTGCATGGGGACTTGAAGCAAGCATTGAAGGGCTTGACGGGGGCCTTGACAGCTCTCGCTTCAccctctttctctcctccttgAGCTCTCCTCGATGGAGCTCCCTCTCTCCTcgtttttccttccttcttgcTTCTGTTCCAATAGACCCTCCTTTAAAGATCTGAGTTGATTGTTGGCTTTCCGGACGAATCAGCTTGCGTGCCACCCACTATTATGCTCAGGAGATCCATACCGTGCAGGAGGACTTAGTCGTTCGCCAGTCGGAGCCGCCATTTGACCCGCCAACCGGCCGTGGCTAGCGGCGATCGACCACCGGGTCCTGTTCGTCCGCTCGGCTGACCTTTCGTCTAAAACTCGAGTTAAAGGTGATCTTACCGTGGGAATCAGCCTACGCTCCACCCACCATCATGACTAGGATAGAGAGACCGTATGGACAATGGCCGCTGCTTGCTAAACAGAGCCGTCGGCCGTCCCGTCTATCGACGAGAAGGAACCAATCGCCGGACCACCCGGTTCCGGCCAGTTCTGCTTGGTTCGCAATTTCGACCCGTTTTCTCCCATTTCGACCGACCTTTAATCGCATGGTGCTGCCGATTGCCGGCCACCCCCTCGTCGTAGCTCCGGCGAAGCCGTTTTACTCCTTTTCCTCCTTTGCTATTCGATTTCTTGAAGTTGCAGAGGTAGTTCAAGCTTGTGGCTACTGCTTCAGCCTTGGGACCGCCTTGGATCATCGTGGTTGAGGTCCTAGTGCGTAGCCTCCATCGTTGCCGCCACGTGCGGGTCTCCGGCACatttaacgggtgagtttaactcCTAATCTCttgattagtgcctaaacttgcttagggttggtttggttagatttaattctagtttaggagatttaattaagttgtgTTAGCCCTAAGATAAGTGGTTAGATGGatggattagattagtttagattaatCTCGCTTAATTACTTAATTGTGCTTATGtatttaattaagcttgttttgcttaattaattgtttgtttgttttaattaatgttttgtttaatttctgagtttagtttattatttatttaattctggAAATTCGTTGTTCACGGAAACACCGTTCACACGGTCTTGTTCGCGAGCACCGTTCACCCGAGAATGAAAAGTAttctaaattcatttattttaatcCTATGAAGTGAATGAGTGTGTAAATGCATAGGCATTCGCATGAATTGAGTAATTTTCACAAGACGGGAAATATGGATTGTCCGAGAGACATTAGAAATGGATCGTTTTTATGAGATAAGGAATTGAAGAGGTATGTTTGCgatctttctttccacgacttGTGATCTAACTCTGGgcttgtgatctttctttccacgacttcatcccaacacactagcGTTTTGCACGCTCTgtcatacaatgcttcaaaaggagccatctgaatgctttGCTGGTAGCTATTGTTGTAAGTGAATTCAAcgagatgaagctgttcctcccagcttcctttgaaatccaacacgcaagctcacagcatgtcttcgagggtttgaatcgtcctctcagactagccatccgtctgaggatgatagaCCGTACTAAACTGCAGCTTCATTCCTAAGGCAGCCTGCAATCTCTTCCAAAAGGCAGctgtaaacctcgggtctcgaTCTGAAATAATCGTCACCGGCACTCCATGTAGACGAACAATTTGACACATGTACAACTCTGCATGCCtatccaaatcaaggtcctttcATACTgtaatgaagtgagccgacttcgtcaGTCTGTTGACCACTATCCAAATAGAATCATTActcctctgactccttggtaagcccgtcacaaaatccattgtgatgtgttcccatttccacttggGAATCTCAAGACGTTGCAAAAGTCCTCTCAGCTTACAatgttgtgccttcacttgctcaCACatcagacacttggcgacatgcttgacGATGTCTGTCTTCATACCGAACCACCAGTAGTGTTAACGTAGATTCTAATACATTTTTGTACTatcaggatgaatgctgtaacgcTACGATGAGCTTTTGATAAGATCTCCTCCCTAAGCTCTACAttgtcaggtacacacaatcgtcctcggaacctcaATGTTCCGTCCTCGAAATAGAAAAGTCAGCATTTCTTTTATAAGTATTCTCTTGTaggattttctgaatttctGGGTCTGTCAACTGAAGCATCTAGATCCTTATCTGCACTTCCAGTTTAATTCTGATGGTGGCCATAatatttgaaaggtggcctgcctcaaacttgaaaactgaatctcgagctctctcgagtaAATTCCACTCCTTAACTAGCATATGcgcaactgaagacttccgaTTCAGCACTACTTTATTTGCCTTTCCAgagtgatatagaatatcacaatcatagtccttcaggagttccatccaacgatgctgtctcatattcaactacttctgagagaatagatacttgagactttgatgatcagtgaagatctggaatatttctccacacaaataatgtctccaaatcttcagagcaaaaATGATCGaggcgagttctaagtcatacGTGGAGTAATTcagttcatgaggtctcaactgacgggacgtgtatgcaacaaccctaccatgcaCACAACCTAGTCCTCTGAACGACGCATCATTGtagatctcatatcctccaGGATCAGATGGAATCCTCAACAcgggtgcggtagtcagcttttgcttaagctcttggaaactacactcgcacttatcCGTCCACacgaatttctcttccttcttcagtagtcGAGTCAATGACGAAGCTAATgttgaaaatccttccacaaaccttctGTAATACCCTGCTAAACCCAAAAAGCTTCTGATCTCCGTCACTGATGTCGATCTTGGCCAACTGATAACTACTTCGATTTTGGATGGGTCCATAGAGATTGCtttgcctgaaatcacgtgacctaggaaagcaacacaagtcaaccaaaactcacacttgctaaacttagcatacagctCATGAATCCTCAAAGTTTGGAGTACCATCCCCAAATGTCTTTCGTGCTCCTCAggacttctcgagtacaccGGGATATCGTTgatgaacacaatcacaaactgatccaaatattctttgaacactcggttcatcaagTCCATGAAAGCAACTAGAGTGTTTGttaaaccaaacggcattacagtgaactcattatggccgtatcgagtacgaaacgctgactttggaatgtcctccttcctgattctcagctgatgatgtcccgtcctcaagtcgattttagagaatatcgacgctccttgtagctggtcaaacaagtcatcgatcctcggcagtggatacttgttcttgatcgtcacctagttgagttgccgatagtcgatgcacaagcgcaacgaaccatctttcttcttcacaaacagaaagtgtgctccccaaggtgatgcactgggacatatgaatcccttatccaacaactcttgcatctgTACCTTCAGTTCTTTTATTCTGACaacgccatccggtaaggagccttaaagATTGGCTCTATCCCGAGGGCTAACTTAATCACGaactcaatctctctttctggTGGCAGGCTTGGTAATTCCTTTGGAAATACATCTGGAAACTCTGGGACTACTGCAATGTCCTCAATCTTCAGCTCCCCAACtatcgtatccacgacagtcgctagataaccttggcaacccccgtctaacaaacgggttgcctcaattgacgagattaaggaaattgagagtcctcctcgactcctaataaactcgaaactttcacccgcTAACAGGTTAAACTAAATCACTTTACGataacagtccatcttagctcgttgcttggtgagctagtccatgccaattatcacattaaaatcatacatggctaggactatcaaatctatcatctcctctcgctcaccaatcactaacttgcaaccaggacAACCCACTgtagctaacaccttatcctttaacgatGTGGATATCctaaccactgactccaacaaCTCATAAATCATTCCTACTAGTTTAACAAATTGCTTAGCTATAAACGAATGAGTTGCaccagggtcaaataaagcataagcagcgtGATCGTTCAGCGAAACAGTACCTATAATCATATCAGTCACGTCTTCAACTTGTTCTCTAGTGATGGCGTACGTCCTTCCTTGAGATGGAGGCATGTTCAATCAACCCTGCTATGCATTTGGTGGTGCGTATCCTCGATTCTGACCCATTGGCGGCAGTGGTGGCAGCTACGGCGGTCCCATCTATCTCCTGGGACAATTCCTGGCCATGTGACCTTGCTagccacactcaaaacaagcaCCCGACCTAGAATGACACGGGGCTGATCCATGCCGTCTTCCACATAAATGACACGCACCATTTTGTCTTTCCAGTGACTTTCCTATTCCACCCTTCTTGTTGAGCAGAATAGGGTACCTTCCTCCAGTAATTGGtctcttcccaaaccgatttcCATCTTTGTTAGAACCAAACCGCGACCCAGATGTAGCGGCTTGTTCGTTTTGgtctctctctatcatctaGGCCCGTTCGTAAAAGTCATTGTAGTTCTTCAAATTGAACCACACCAGCGGACTCCTCAACTCCTGTCTAAGTCCATCTCTGAACCTTCTAGCTCAGTCCACCGGATCCTCGATTAATCTGGGGGCATATTGCAACAGTTCAGTGAACTTTGCTTCGTACTAATCTACTGTTTTCGTACGTTGACGAAGGTACTGGAATTTCGCCATCTTCAATTCTCTGGCACTCTCAGAGAAGTACTTGTTGTTGAAGACCTCGACAAAGGCGTTCCACTCCGGAACCACACATTCAGGAAACACTATCCCTCTAGTGGCCCTTCACTAAGTGCTTGCAATTCCCTGCAGCTGATAGGCTGCAAGGACGACCTTCTCTACCTCGATGAACATCGGCAATGCAAAGACCTTCTCCAATCCTTGGATCCATAAGGCTACAGCCTCGAGATCTCCTGCGCCAGTGAACTTTGGCGGGTGcaacttcagaaattgctcAATTAGCTTATGCATCGTCCTCACAGCAACCACGTTCCTTAGTGGAACCTCAGCACATACAACAGCGGGTGCGACAGTGATGGCAGCAACAGCAGCTATAGCATTGGCGGTAATGGCGGCGGCTTGATTCTAGGCCTGTTGCCCCATCAGATTCCCCAAGGCCTCTAGCACCTGCATGATCCCGACAATTCCTGGATCATTAGGTGCTGCTACACCAGCACCAACaagaggtggtgctactccactagcgCTAGCTAGAGCCGGCGCTCTACCACGACCCCCTCGGGTACTGACCCTAGTCAGCGTCCTACCCCGAGTCATAGGTCCAATGGTTCTCTttctaggagtcctctgctcctgGTCACACATACTacaagatctttttttttttttagatgctGGACGAACCGCTCTGGCCGTCAGCCACCACGTAAATCCCCAGGTGACGCTCGCCGAGGACCCACCACCAGGGCACCACGCTTAAATCACCTAATGATCCGCCAGCCTccctgcaacgcaagttgcagggGCTTTGAACTCTGGACCTCCCGTTTGGAGGTCTGGAGCCTACCCAGCGGAGCCACCATAGCCGGTGGTCATACTACAAGATCTTTATagaaacatgttttcccaattCCAACaccatattagaatttgagtgaccccacaaacaagttaccaaacagctatcactcacatgcatcagcataaaatAGAGGTCATTACTACTAACTATCACAAGAACcctcgcaccttatcactctaacTATCAACCAGCTCCGATACCACTTAAATGGgcagggatgtcacgccccgatcctcgagcacgtgcccatccctcagtgATCGATTAAAATTGCGACTTCATAAGGCGACTCGTCAACCCTTTCTATTCTATTGCACATGCAAAAGCGAATAACAAATCCCTTGACagtaaccatctcggg
This region of Eucalyptus grandis isolate ANBG69807.140 chromosome 8, ASM1654582v1, whole genome shotgun sequence genomic DNA includes:
- the LOC108958369 gene encoding uclacyanin-2, which produces MSRNERFECDQTNPSLPLIWVFDFDSSNSDVVDVTKEDYDACNTDSTFTVLSTSSANNFLDTTDDYYFLCTTAGHCSQGRNLAITVTEPPSGPTSSLLGSPLPPSLTTGATTSPPSVGSSLGVA